One Denticeps clupeoides chromosome 10, fDenClu1.1, whole genome shotgun sequence genomic window carries:
- the src gene encoding proto-oncogene tyrosine-protein kinase Src isoform X6, with protein MGSSKSKLKDNLSNAQSVCDTPPFGGFDGNGQHLSPAHLSNVAGGRVPASVTTQRGSPSVPCNPEQQPFGGNSGGNSVTLPQWSALPAGGVTMFVALYDYESRTASDLSFRKGERLQIINNTEGDWWLAQSFTSGKSGYIPSNYVAPLDSIQAEEWYFGKITRRDSERLLLSLENRRGTFLVRDSETTKGAYCLSVLDYDVTKGLNVKHYKIRKLDSGGFYITSRTQFTTLQQLVNHYRAHTDGLCHCLTEVCPVLKPQTQGLARDAWEIPRDSLRLDVKLGQGCFGEVWMGTWNGTTRVAIKTLKPGTMSPEAFLQEAQVMKKLRHEKLVQLYAVVSEEPIYIVTEYMGQGSLLDFLKGDMGKMLRLPQLVDMASQIASGMAYVERMNYVHRDLRAANILVGDNLVCKVADFGLARLIEDNEYTARQGAKFPIKWTAPEAALYGRFTIKSDVWSFGVLLTELATKGRVPYPGMVNREVLDQVDRGYRMPCPADCPESLHDLMLQCWKKDPEERPTFEYLQGFLEDYFTSTEPQYQPGDNL; from the exons ATGGGGAGCAGTAAGAGTAAACTCAAGGACAATCTGTCCAACgctcagagtgtgtgtgacacacCACCATTCGGGGGCTTCGATGGCAATGGCCAGCACCTTAGCCCCGCCCACCTGAGCAATGTGGCGGGGGGGCGGGTTCCGGCGAGCGTCACCACACAGAGAGGGTCACCGTCCGTCCCCTGCAACCCAGAGCAGCAGCCGTTCGGAGGGAACTCCGGCGGCAACAGCGTCACCCTGCCCCAGTGGAGCGCCCTGCCAG CAGGTGGGGTGACGATGTTTGTGGCGCTGTACGACTATGAGTCTCGAACCGCCTCCGACTTGTCATTCCGGAAAGGAGAGAGACTGCAGATCATCAACAACAC GGAAGGGGATTGGTGGCTGGCACAGTCCTTCACGAGCGGGAAGAGCGGCTACATCCCCAGCAACTACGTGGCTCCACTGGACTCCATCCAGGCTGAAGA GTGGTACTTTGGGAAGATCACACGTAGGGACTCAGAACGCCTGCTGCTAAGCCTGGAGAACCGGAGGGGAACTTTCCTCGTGCGTGACAGCGAGACCACCAAGG GTGCCTACTGTCTGTCAGTGCTGGACTATGATGTCACCAAAGGCCTGAATGTGAAGCACTACAAGATCAGGAAGTTGGACAGCGGAGGATTTTACATCACGTCCCGCACCCAGTTCACTACCTTACAGCAGCTGGTCAACCACTACAGAG CGCATACGGACGGTCTGTGCCACTGTCTCACCGAGGTGTGTCCTGTGCTGAAACCTCAGACTCAGGGTCTGGCCCGGGACGCCTGGGAGATTCCCAGAGACTCCCTGCGCCTCGATGTCAAGCTGGGACAGGGCTGCTTCGGAGAGGTCTGGATGG GCACATGGAACGGTACCACACGTGTGGCCATTAAGACGCTGAAGCCGGGCACCATGTCTCCAGAGGCCTTTCTGCAGGAGGCTCAGGTGATGAAGAAGCTGCGACACGAGAAGCTGGTCCAGCTGTACGCCGTGGTGTCAGAGGAGCCCATTTACATCGTCACTGAGTACATGGGACAGg GGAGTTTGCTGGACTTCCTGAAGGGGGACATGGGGAAGATGCTCAGGCTTCCCCAGCTAGTAGACATGGCCTCTCAG ATTGCGTCTGGAATGGCGTATGTGGAGCGCATGAACTACGTCCACCGGGACCTCCGCGCCGCCAACATCCTGGTGGGGGACAACCTGGTGTGCAAGGTGGCGGACTTCGGCCTGGCTCGCCTGATCGAGGACAACGAATACACGGCCAGACAGG GAGCAAAGTTCCCCATCAAGTGGACGGCCCCCGAGGCGGCCCTGTACGGACGTTTCACCATCAAGTCTGACGTCTGGTCGTTCGGGGTCCTGCTGACTGAACTGGCCACCAAGGGCAGGGTCCCGTACCCAG GCATGGTGAACCGCGAGGTGCTGGACCAAGTGGACCGCGGCTACCGGATGCCGTGTCCTGCCGACTGCCCGGAGTCTCTGCATGACCTCATGCTGCAGTGCTGGAAGAAAGACCCCGAGGAGCGGCCCACCTTCGAGTATCTGCAGGGCTTTCTGGAGGACTACTTCACCTCCACAGAGCCCCAGTACCAGCCTGGAGACAACCTCTAG
- the src gene encoding proto-oncogene tyrosine-protein kinase Src isoform X3, translating to MGSSKSKLKDNLSNAQSVCDTPPFGGFDGNGQHLSPAHLSNVAGGRVPASVTTQRGSPSVPCNPEQQPFGGNSGGNSVTLPQWSALPAGGVTMFVALYDYESRTASDLSFRKGERLQIINNTEGDWWLAQSFTSGKSGYIPSNYVAPLDSIQAEDLPRLSVDKRWYFGKITRRDSERLLLSLENRRGTFLVRDSETTKGAYCLSVLDYDVTKGLNVKHYKIRKLDSGGFYITSRTQFTTLQQLVNHYRAHTDGLCHCLTEVCPVLKPQTQGLARDAWEIPRDSLRLDVKLGQGCFGEVWMGTWNGTTRVAIKTLKPGTMSPEAFLQEAQVMKKLRHEKLVQLYAVVSEEPIYIVTEYMGQGSLLDFLKGDMGKMLRLPQLVDMASQIASGMAYVERMNYVHRDLRAANILVGDNLVCKVADFGLARLIEDNEYTARQGAKFPIKWTAPEAALYGRFTIKSDVWSFGVLLTELATKGRVPYPGMVNREVLDQVDRGYRMPCPADCPESLHDLMLQCWKKDPEERPTFEYLQGFLEDYFTSTEPQYQPGDNL from the exons ATGGGGAGCAGTAAGAGTAAACTCAAGGACAATCTGTCCAACgctcagagtgtgtgtgacacacCACCATTCGGGGGCTTCGATGGCAATGGCCAGCACCTTAGCCCCGCCCACCTGAGCAATGTGGCGGGGGGGCGGGTTCCGGCGAGCGTCACCACACAGAGAGGGTCACCGTCCGTCCCCTGCAACCCAGAGCAGCAGCCGTTCGGAGGGAACTCCGGCGGCAACAGCGTCACCCTGCCCCAGTGGAGCGCCCTGCCAG CAGGTGGGGTGACGATGTTTGTGGCGCTGTACGACTATGAGTCTCGAACCGCCTCCGACTTGTCATTCCGGAAAGGAGAGAGACTGCAGATCATCAACAACAC GGAAGGGGATTGGTGGCTGGCACAGTCCTTCACGAGCGGGAAGAGCGGCTACATCCCCAGCAACTACGTGGCTCCACTGGACTCCATCCAGGCTGAAGA TCTCCCCAGATTGTCGGTGGATAAGAG GTGGTACTTTGGGAAGATCACACGTAGGGACTCAGAACGCCTGCTGCTAAGCCTGGAGAACCGGAGGGGAACTTTCCTCGTGCGTGACAGCGAGACCACCAAGG GTGCCTACTGTCTGTCAGTGCTGGACTATGATGTCACCAAAGGCCTGAATGTGAAGCACTACAAGATCAGGAAGTTGGACAGCGGAGGATTTTACATCACGTCCCGCACCCAGTTCACTACCTTACAGCAGCTGGTCAACCACTACAGAG CGCATACGGACGGTCTGTGCCACTGTCTCACCGAGGTGTGTCCTGTGCTGAAACCTCAGACTCAGGGTCTGGCCCGGGACGCCTGGGAGATTCCCAGAGACTCCCTGCGCCTCGATGTCAAGCTGGGACAGGGCTGCTTCGGAGAGGTCTGGATGG GCACATGGAACGGTACCACACGTGTGGCCATTAAGACGCTGAAGCCGGGCACCATGTCTCCAGAGGCCTTTCTGCAGGAGGCTCAGGTGATGAAGAAGCTGCGACACGAGAAGCTGGTCCAGCTGTACGCCGTGGTGTCAGAGGAGCCCATTTACATCGTCACTGAGTACATGGGACAGg GGAGTTTGCTGGACTTCCTGAAGGGGGACATGGGGAAGATGCTCAGGCTTCCCCAGCTAGTAGACATGGCCTCTCAG ATTGCGTCTGGAATGGCGTATGTGGAGCGCATGAACTACGTCCACCGGGACCTCCGCGCCGCCAACATCCTGGTGGGGGACAACCTGGTGTGCAAGGTGGCGGACTTCGGCCTGGCTCGCCTGATCGAGGACAACGAATACACGGCCAGACAGG GAGCAAAGTTCCCCATCAAGTGGACGGCCCCCGAGGCGGCCCTGTACGGACGTTTCACCATCAAGTCTGACGTCTGGTCGTTCGGGGTCCTGCTGACTGAACTGGCCACCAAGGGCAGGGTCCCGTACCCAG GCATGGTGAACCGCGAGGTGCTGGACCAAGTGGACCGCGGCTACCGGATGCCGTGTCCTGCCGACTGCCCGGAGTCTCTGCATGACCTCATGCTGCAGTGCTGGAAGAAAGACCCCGAGGAGCGGCCCACCTTCGAGTATCTGCAGGGCTTTCTGGAGGACTACTTCACCTCCACAGAGCCCCAGTACCAGCCTGGAGACAACCTCTAG
- the src gene encoding proto-oncogene tyrosine-protein kinase Src isoform X5, producing MGSSKSKLKDNLSNAQSVCDTPPFGGFDGNGQHLSPAHLSNVAGGRVPASVTTQRGSPSVPCNPEQQPFGGNSGGNSVTLPQWSALPAGGVTMFVALYDYESRTASDLSFRKGERLQIINNTRKGNCREGDWWLAQSFTSGKSGYIPSNYVAPLDSIQAEEWYFGKITRRDSERLLLSLENRRGTFLVRDSETTKGAYCLSVLDYDVTKGLNVKHYKIRKLDSGGFYITSRTQFTTLQQLVNHYRAHTDGLCHCLTEVCPVLKPQTQGLARDAWEIPRDSLRLDVKLGQGCFGEVWMGTWNGTTRVAIKTLKPGTMSPEAFLQEAQVMKKLRHEKLVQLYAVVSEEPIYIVTEYMGQGSLLDFLKGDMGKMLRLPQLVDMASQIASGMAYVERMNYVHRDLRAANILVGDNLVCKVADFGLARLIEDNEYTARQGAKFPIKWTAPEAALYGRFTIKSDVWSFGVLLTELATKGRVPYPGMVNREVLDQVDRGYRMPCPADCPESLHDLMLQCWKKDPEERPTFEYLQGFLEDYFTSTEPQYQPGDNL from the exons ATGGGGAGCAGTAAGAGTAAACTCAAGGACAATCTGTCCAACgctcagagtgtgtgtgacacacCACCATTCGGGGGCTTCGATGGCAATGGCCAGCACCTTAGCCCCGCCCACCTGAGCAATGTGGCGGGGGGGCGGGTTCCGGCGAGCGTCACCACACAGAGAGGGTCACCGTCCGTCCCCTGCAACCCAGAGCAGCAGCCGTTCGGAGGGAACTCCGGCGGCAACAGCGTCACCCTGCCCCAGTGGAGCGCCCTGCCAG CAGGTGGGGTGACGATGTTTGTGGCGCTGTACGACTATGAGTCTCGAACCGCCTCCGACTTGTCATTCCGGAAAGGAGAGAGACTGCAGATCATCAACAACAC GAGAAAAGGGAACTGCAG GGAAGGGGATTGGTGGCTGGCACAGTCCTTCACGAGCGGGAAGAGCGGCTACATCCCCAGCAACTACGTGGCTCCACTGGACTCCATCCAGGCTGAAGA GTGGTACTTTGGGAAGATCACACGTAGGGACTCAGAACGCCTGCTGCTAAGCCTGGAGAACCGGAGGGGAACTTTCCTCGTGCGTGACAGCGAGACCACCAAGG GTGCCTACTGTCTGTCAGTGCTGGACTATGATGTCACCAAAGGCCTGAATGTGAAGCACTACAAGATCAGGAAGTTGGACAGCGGAGGATTTTACATCACGTCCCGCACCCAGTTCACTACCTTACAGCAGCTGGTCAACCACTACAGAG CGCATACGGACGGTCTGTGCCACTGTCTCACCGAGGTGTGTCCTGTGCTGAAACCTCAGACTCAGGGTCTGGCCCGGGACGCCTGGGAGATTCCCAGAGACTCCCTGCGCCTCGATGTCAAGCTGGGACAGGGCTGCTTCGGAGAGGTCTGGATGG GCACATGGAACGGTACCACACGTGTGGCCATTAAGACGCTGAAGCCGGGCACCATGTCTCCAGAGGCCTTTCTGCAGGAGGCTCAGGTGATGAAGAAGCTGCGACACGAGAAGCTGGTCCAGCTGTACGCCGTGGTGTCAGAGGAGCCCATTTACATCGTCACTGAGTACATGGGACAGg GGAGTTTGCTGGACTTCCTGAAGGGGGACATGGGGAAGATGCTCAGGCTTCCCCAGCTAGTAGACATGGCCTCTCAG ATTGCGTCTGGAATGGCGTATGTGGAGCGCATGAACTACGTCCACCGGGACCTCCGCGCCGCCAACATCCTGGTGGGGGACAACCTGGTGTGCAAGGTGGCGGACTTCGGCCTGGCTCGCCTGATCGAGGACAACGAATACACGGCCAGACAGG GAGCAAAGTTCCCCATCAAGTGGACGGCCCCCGAGGCGGCCCTGTACGGACGTTTCACCATCAAGTCTGACGTCTGGTCGTTCGGGGTCCTGCTGACTGAACTGGCCACCAAGGGCAGGGTCCCGTACCCAG GCATGGTGAACCGCGAGGTGCTGGACCAAGTGGACCGCGGCTACCGGATGCCGTGTCCTGCCGACTGCCCGGAGTCTCTGCATGACCTCATGCTGCAGTGCTGGAAGAAAGACCCCGAGGAGCGGCCCACCTTCGAGTATCTGCAGGGCTTTCTGGAGGACTACTTCACCTCCACAGAGCCCCAGTACCAGCCTGGAGACAACCTCTAG
- the src gene encoding proto-oncogene tyrosine-protein kinase Src isoform X1, with translation MGSSKSKLKDNLSNAQSVCDTPPFGGFDGNGQHLSPAHLSNVAGGRVPASVTTQRGSPSVPCNPEQQPFGGNSGGNSVTLPQWSALPAGGVTMFVALYDYESRTASDLSFRKGERLQIINNTRKGNCREGDWWLAQSFTSGKSGYIPSNYVAPLDSIQAEDLPRLSVDKRWYFGKITRRDSERLLLSLENRRGTFLVRDSETTKGAYCLSVLDYDVTKGLNVKHYKIRKLDSGGFYITSRTQFTTLQQLVNHYRAHTDGLCHCLTEVCPVLKPQTQGLARDAWEIPRDSLRLDVKLGQGCFGEVWMGTWNGTTRVAIKTLKPGTMSPEAFLQEAQVMKKLRHEKLVQLYAVVSEEPIYIVTEYMGQGSLLDFLKGDMGKMLRLPQLVDMASQIASGMAYVERMNYVHRDLRAANILVGDNLVCKVADFGLARLIEDNEYTARQGAKFPIKWTAPEAALYGRFTIKSDVWSFGVLLTELATKGRVPYPGMVNREVLDQVDRGYRMPCPADCPESLHDLMLQCWKKDPEERPTFEYLQGFLEDYFTSTEPQYQPGDNL, from the exons ATGGGGAGCAGTAAGAGTAAACTCAAGGACAATCTGTCCAACgctcagagtgtgtgtgacacacCACCATTCGGGGGCTTCGATGGCAATGGCCAGCACCTTAGCCCCGCCCACCTGAGCAATGTGGCGGGGGGGCGGGTTCCGGCGAGCGTCACCACACAGAGAGGGTCACCGTCCGTCCCCTGCAACCCAGAGCAGCAGCCGTTCGGAGGGAACTCCGGCGGCAACAGCGTCACCCTGCCCCAGTGGAGCGCCCTGCCAG CAGGTGGGGTGACGATGTTTGTGGCGCTGTACGACTATGAGTCTCGAACCGCCTCCGACTTGTCATTCCGGAAAGGAGAGAGACTGCAGATCATCAACAACAC GAGAAAAGGGAACTGCAG GGAAGGGGATTGGTGGCTGGCACAGTCCTTCACGAGCGGGAAGAGCGGCTACATCCCCAGCAACTACGTGGCTCCACTGGACTCCATCCAGGCTGAAGA TCTCCCCAGATTGTCGGTGGATAAGAG GTGGTACTTTGGGAAGATCACACGTAGGGACTCAGAACGCCTGCTGCTAAGCCTGGAGAACCGGAGGGGAACTTTCCTCGTGCGTGACAGCGAGACCACCAAGG GTGCCTACTGTCTGTCAGTGCTGGACTATGATGTCACCAAAGGCCTGAATGTGAAGCACTACAAGATCAGGAAGTTGGACAGCGGAGGATTTTACATCACGTCCCGCACCCAGTTCACTACCTTACAGCAGCTGGTCAACCACTACAGAG CGCATACGGACGGTCTGTGCCACTGTCTCACCGAGGTGTGTCCTGTGCTGAAACCTCAGACTCAGGGTCTGGCCCGGGACGCCTGGGAGATTCCCAGAGACTCCCTGCGCCTCGATGTCAAGCTGGGACAGGGCTGCTTCGGAGAGGTCTGGATGG GCACATGGAACGGTACCACACGTGTGGCCATTAAGACGCTGAAGCCGGGCACCATGTCTCCAGAGGCCTTTCTGCAGGAGGCTCAGGTGATGAAGAAGCTGCGACACGAGAAGCTGGTCCAGCTGTACGCCGTGGTGTCAGAGGAGCCCATTTACATCGTCACTGAGTACATGGGACAGg GGAGTTTGCTGGACTTCCTGAAGGGGGACATGGGGAAGATGCTCAGGCTTCCCCAGCTAGTAGACATGGCCTCTCAG ATTGCGTCTGGAATGGCGTATGTGGAGCGCATGAACTACGTCCACCGGGACCTCCGCGCCGCCAACATCCTGGTGGGGGACAACCTGGTGTGCAAGGTGGCGGACTTCGGCCTGGCTCGCCTGATCGAGGACAACGAATACACGGCCAGACAGG GAGCAAAGTTCCCCATCAAGTGGACGGCCCCCGAGGCGGCCCTGTACGGACGTTTCACCATCAAGTCTGACGTCTGGTCGTTCGGGGTCCTGCTGACTGAACTGGCCACCAAGGGCAGGGTCCCGTACCCAG GCATGGTGAACCGCGAGGTGCTGGACCAAGTGGACCGCGGCTACCGGATGCCGTGTCCTGCCGACTGCCCGGAGTCTCTGCATGACCTCATGCTGCAGTGCTGGAAGAAAGACCCCGAGGAGCGGCCCACCTTCGAGTATCTGCAGGGCTTTCTGGAGGACTACTTCACCTCCACAGAGCCCCAGTACCAGCCTGGAGACAACCTCTAG
- the src gene encoding proto-oncogene tyrosine-protein kinase Src isoform X4: MGSSKSKLKDNLSNAQSVCDTPPFGGFDGNGQHLSPAHLSNVAGGRVPASVTTQRGSPSVPCNPEQQPFGGNSGGNSVTLPQWSALPGGVTMFVALYDYESRTASDLSFRKGERLQIINNTEGDWWLAQSFTSGKSGYIPSNYVAPLDSIQAEDLPRLSVDKRWYFGKITRRDSERLLLSLENRRGTFLVRDSETTKGAYCLSVLDYDVTKGLNVKHYKIRKLDSGGFYITSRTQFTTLQQLVNHYRAHTDGLCHCLTEVCPVLKPQTQGLARDAWEIPRDSLRLDVKLGQGCFGEVWMGTWNGTTRVAIKTLKPGTMSPEAFLQEAQVMKKLRHEKLVQLYAVVSEEPIYIVTEYMGQGSLLDFLKGDMGKMLRLPQLVDMASQIASGMAYVERMNYVHRDLRAANILVGDNLVCKVADFGLARLIEDNEYTARQGAKFPIKWTAPEAALYGRFTIKSDVWSFGVLLTELATKGRVPYPGMVNREVLDQVDRGYRMPCPADCPESLHDLMLQCWKKDPEERPTFEYLQGFLEDYFTSTEPQYQPGDNL, encoded by the exons ATGGGGAGCAGTAAGAGTAAACTCAAGGACAATCTGTCCAACgctcagagtgtgtgtgacacacCACCATTCGGGGGCTTCGATGGCAATGGCCAGCACCTTAGCCCCGCCCACCTGAGCAATGTGGCGGGGGGGCGGGTTCCGGCGAGCGTCACCACACAGAGAGGGTCACCGTCCGTCCCCTGCAACCCAGAGCAGCAGCCGTTCGGAGGGAACTCCGGCGGCAACAGCGTCACCCTGCCCCAGTGGAGCGCCCTGCCAG GTGGGGTGACGATGTTTGTGGCGCTGTACGACTATGAGTCTCGAACCGCCTCCGACTTGTCATTCCGGAAAGGAGAGAGACTGCAGATCATCAACAACAC GGAAGGGGATTGGTGGCTGGCACAGTCCTTCACGAGCGGGAAGAGCGGCTACATCCCCAGCAACTACGTGGCTCCACTGGACTCCATCCAGGCTGAAGA TCTCCCCAGATTGTCGGTGGATAAGAG GTGGTACTTTGGGAAGATCACACGTAGGGACTCAGAACGCCTGCTGCTAAGCCTGGAGAACCGGAGGGGAACTTTCCTCGTGCGTGACAGCGAGACCACCAAGG GTGCCTACTGTCTGTCAGTGCTGGACTATGATGTCACCAAAGGCCTGAATGTGAAGCACTACAAGATCAGGAAGTTGGACAGCGGAGGATTTTACATCACGTCCCGCACCCAGTTCACTACCTTACAGCAGCTGGTCAACCACTACAGAG CGCATACGGACGGTCTGTGCCACTGTCTCACCGAGGTGTGTCCTGTGCTGAAACCTCAGACTCAGGGTCTGGCCCGGGACGCCTGGGAGATTCCCAGAGACTCCCTGCGCCTCGATGTCAAGCTGGGACAGGGCTGCTTCGGAGAGGTCTGGATGG GCACATGGAACGGTACCACACGTGTGGCCATTAAGACGCTGAAGCCGGGCACCATGTCTCCAGAGGCCTTTCTGCAGGAGGCTCAGGTGATGAAGAAGCTGCGACACGAGAAGCTGGTCCAGCTGTACGCCGTGGTGTCAGAGGAGCCCATTTACATCGTCACTGAGTACATGGGACAGg GGAGTTTGCTGGACTTCCTGAAGGGGGACATGGGGAAGATGCTCAGGCTTCCCCAGCTAGTAGACATGGCCTCTCAG ATTGCGTCTGGAATGGCGTATGTGGAGCGCATGAACTACGTCCACCGGGACCTCCGCGCCGCCAACATCCTGGTGGGGGACAACCTGGTGTGCAAGGTGGCGGACTTCGGCCTGGCTCGCCTGATCGAGGACAACGAATACACGGCCAGACAGG GAGCAAAGTTCCCCATCAAGTGGACGGCCCCCGAGGCGGCCCTGTACGGACGTTTCACCATCAAGTCTGACGTCTGGTCGTTCGGGGTCCTGCTGACTGAACTGGCCACCAAGGGCAGGGTCCCGTACCCAG GCATGGTGAACCGCGAGGTGCTGGACCAAGTGGACCGCGGCTACCGGATGCCGTGTCCTGCCGACTGCCCGGAGTCTCTGCATGACCTCATGCTGCAGTGCTGGAAGAAAGACCCCGAGGAGCGGCCCACCTTCGAGTATCTGCAGGGCTTTCTGGAGGACTACTTCACCTCCACAGAGCCCCAGTACCAGCCTGGAGACAACCTCTAG
- the src gene encoding proto-oncogene tyrosine-protein kinase Src isoform X2, which yields MGSSKSKLKDNLSNAQSVCDTPPFGGFDGNGQHLSPAHLSNVAGGRVPASVTTQRGSPSVPCNPEQQPFGGNSGGNSVTLPQWSALPGGVTMFVALYDYESRTASDLSFRKGERLQIINNTRKGNCREGDWWLAQSFTSGKSGYIPSNYVAPLDSIQAEDLPRLSVDKRWYFGKITRRDSERLLLSLENRRGTFLVRDSETTKGAYCLSVLDYDVTKGLNVKHYKIRKLDSGGFYITSRTQFTTLQQLVNHYRAHTDGLCHCLTEVCPVLKPQTQGLARDAWEIPRDSLRLDVKLGQGCFGEVWMGTWNGTTRVAIKTLKPGTMSPEAFLQEAQVMKKLRHEKLVQLYAVVSEEPIYIVTEYMGQGSLLDFLKGDMGKMLRLPQLVDMASQIASGMAYVERMNYVHRDLRAANILVGDNLVCKVADFGLARLIEDNEYTARQGAKFPIKWTAPEAALYGRFTIKSDVWSFGVLLTELATKGRVPYPGMVNREVLDQVDRGYRMPCPADCPESLHDLMLQCWKKDPEERPTFEYLQGFLEDYFTSTEPQYQPGDNL from the exons ATGGGGAGCAGTAAGAGTAAACTCAAGGACAATCTGTCCAACgctcagagtgtgtgtgacacacCACCATTCGGGGGCTTCGATGGCAATGGCCAGCACCTTAGCCCCGCCCACCTGAGCAATGTGGCGGGGGGGCGGGTTCCGGCGAGCGTCACCACACAGAGAGGGTCACCGTCCGTCCCCTGCAACCCAGAGCAGCAGCCGTTCGGAGGGAACTCCGGCGGCAACAGCGTCACCCTGCCCCAGTGGAGCGCCCTGCCAG GTGGGGTGACGATGTTTGTGGCGCTGTACGACTATGAGTCTCGAACCGCCTCCGACTTGTCATTCCGGAAAGGAGAGAGACTGCAGATCATCAACAACAC GAGAAAAGGGAACTGCAG GGAAGGGGATTGGTGGCTGGCACAGTCCTTCACGAGCGGGAAGAGCGGCTACATCCCCAGCAACTACGTGGCTCCACTGGACTCCATCCAGGCTGAAGA TCTCCCCAGATTGTCGGTGGATAAGAG GTGGTACTTTGGGAAGATCACACGTAGGGACTCAGAACGCCTGCTGCTAAGCCTGGAGAACCGGAGGGGAACTTTCCTCGTGCGTGACAGCGAGACCACCAAGG GTGCCTACTGTCTGTCAGTGCTGGACTATGATGTCACCAAAGGCCTGAATGTGAAGCACTACAAGATCAGGAAGTTGGACAGCGGAGGATTTTACATCACGTCCCGCACCCAGTTCACTACCTTACAGCAGCTGGTCAACCACTACAGAG CGCATACGGACGGTCTGTGCCACTGTCTCACCGAGGTGTGTCCTGTGCTGAAACCTCAGACTCAGGGTCTGGCCCGGGACGCCTGGGAGATTCCCAGAGACTCCCTGCGCCTCGATGTCAAGCTGGGACAGGGCTGCTTCGGAGAGGTCTGGATGG GCACATGGAACGGTACCACACGTGTGGCCATTAAGACGCTGAAGCCGGGCACCATGTCTCCAGAGGCCTTTCTGCAGGAGGCTCAGGTGATGAAGAAGCTGCGACACGAGAAGCTGGTCCAGCTGTACGCCGTGGTGTCAGAGGAGCCCATTTACATCGTCACTGAGTACATGGGACAGg GGAGTTTGCTGGACTTCCTGAAGGGGGACATGGGGAAGATGCTCAGGCTTCCCCAGCTAGTAGACATGGCCTCTCAG ATTGCGTCTGGAATGGCGTATGTGGAGCGCATGAACTACGTCCACCGGGACCTCCGCGCCGCCAACATCCTGGTGGGGGACAACCTGGTGTGCAAGGTGGCGGACTTCGGCCTGGCTCGCCTGATCGAGGACAACGAATACACGGCCAGACAGG GAGCAAAGTTCCCCATCAAGTGGACGGCCCCCGAGGCGGCCCTGTACGGACGTTTCACCATCAAGTCTGACGTCTGGTCGTTCGGGGTCCTGCTGACTGAACTGGCCACCAAGGGCAGGGTCCCGTACCCAG GCATGGTGAACCGCGAGGTGCTGGACCAAGTGGACCGCGGCTACCGGATGCCGTGTCCTGCCGACTGCCCGGAGTCTCTGCATGACCTCATGCTGCAGTGCTGGAAGAAAGACCCCGAGGAGCGGCCCACCTTCGAGTATCTGCAGGGCTTTCTGGAGGACTACTTCACCTCCACAGAGCCCCAGTACCAGCCTGGAGACAACCTCTAG